One segment of Nodosilinea sp. PGN35 DNA contains the following:
- a CDS encoding cobalt-precorrin-6A reductase produces the protein MGALWVIGGTGEAVALATALAAAGVPCVVTVTTEVARHSYQESATLRVRVGALAVEALWEFIRGEDIGAVLDVSHPFAVEISKGAIAVTQALNLPYWRYERPTIDHPPHPRLHYVSDLTALLTPDILVGQRVLLTLGYRWLQHFMPWQTKTTLFARILPSPVALEAALQAGFTPDRLIALRPPITADLERALWQQWGITRVITKASGGPGGETTKRAIAEQLGVSLTILNRPRLDYPAVCPSPAAALATCLTWWQAQHPHL, from the coding sequence ATGGGGGCGTTGTGGGTGATTGGGGGAACGGGGGAGGCGGTGGCGCTGGCAACGGCGCTGGCGGCGGCAGGGGTACCCTGCGTGGTGACGGTGACAACAGAGGTCGCACGGCACTCCTACCAGGAGAGCGCGACTCTGAGGGTGCGGGTGGGGGCCTTGGCGGTGGAGGCGCTGTGGGAGTTTATTCGGGGTGAGGACATTGGGGCGGTGTTGGATGTGTCCCATCCGTTTGCGGTGGAAATTTCAAAGGGGGCGATCGCCGTCACCCAAGCTCTCAACCTCCCCTACTGGCGCTACGAGCGCCCCACCATAGACCATCCACCTCATCCGCGCCTTCACTATGTCAGTGACCTGACGGCACTGCTGACCCCCGATATTCTCGTTGGGCAGCGGGTGTTGCTCACCCTGGGCTATCGCTGGCTCCAGCATTTTATGCCCTGGCAAACCAAAACCACCCTGTTTGCCCGCATTTTGCCGTCACCTGTGGCCCTAGAGGCCGCCCTACAGGCAGGTTTTACCCCCGATCGCCTAATTGCCCTCCGCCCCCCTATTACTGCCGACCTGGAACGCGCCCTCTGGCAGCAGTGGGGTATTACGCGAGTCATCACTAAAGCCTCCGGTGGCCCTGGCGGGGAGACCACCAAACGGGCGATCGCCGAACAGCTCGGCGTTTCCCTCACCATTTTGAATCGCCCCCGCCTTGATTACCCGGCAGTCTGCCCCAGCCCGGCGGCCGCCCTCGCCACCTGCCTCACCTGGTGGCAAGCCCAGCACCCCCACCTCTAA
- a CDS encoding Mur ligase family protein: MNQLLLIPIVAFAKLLTLALRLSGRGSGTALPGYLIGRYFPFVLEALVSQIPVVVVITGTNGKTTSQTMLSAVLDQVPEAKVLRNKAGANLSQGILSELLKQSNALGQLDFTHAVLEIEEATLPRIAALLKPDIIAVTNLYRDQLDAYGEIDRTEKLIRDGIAQCPTAAVVVNGDDPRTSRLTQGLGNATYYMSLAPEYARFLPYEGKLNRRNVDSQGLEATNICINEDLTTDFSVQGLMNGEAINLPRATTVSPGFFHVYNGLTAIAIAHLLGIDGPTAAAGLQAFKPAFGRGEILTRQQDSKQVNYRLLLIKNPASFSLSLELLRNIPALKLILAINDNTADSKDVSWLWDSEVERLNQADIDWVLCTGLRAKDMVVRLKYALNTPPGPIPAIESIRQAIDLSFEQSNSGDTVFVLPTYTAMLEFRKLMGKTLDVV; encoded by the coding sequence ATGAACCAACTGCTGCTGATTCCCATCGTTGCCTTTGCCAAGCTGCTTACCCTGGCCCTGCGATTGTCAGGGCGCGGCTCGGGTACCGCGCTGCCGGGCTATTTAATTGGTCGCTACTTCCCCTTTGTGCTAGAAGCTCTAGTCAGCCAAATTCCCGTGGTGGTGGTGATTACCGGCACCAACGGCAAGACTACCAGCCAGACCATGCTCAGCGCCGTGCTCGATCAGGTGCCGGAGGCTAAGGTACTGCGCAACAAAGCCGGGGCCAACCTCAGCCAGGGTATTTTGTCAGAGCTGCTGAAGCAGAGCAACGCCCTGGGACAGCTCGATTTCACCCACGCCGTCCTAGAGATAGAAGAAGCCACCCTGCCCCGCATCGCTGCCCTACTTAAACCCGACATCATCGCTGTCACCAACCTCTACCGCGACCAGCTCGACGCCTACGGCGAAATCGATCGCACCGAGAAGCTGATTCGCGACGGCATTGCCCAGTGCCCCACTGCTGCCGTTGTGGTCAACGGCGATGACCCCCGCACCTCCCGCCTTACCCAGGGGCTGGGCAACGCTACTTACTATATGTCTCTAGCACCCGAGTACGCCCGGTTCTTGCCCTACGAGGGCAAGCTCAACCGCCGGAATGTAGACAGTCAGGGGCTGGAAGCCACTAACATTTGCATCAATGAAGACCTGACCACCGATTTCTCGGTGCAGGGTCTAATGAATGGTGAGGCTATAAATCTGCCACGGGCTACGACTGTATCGCCGGGATTTTTCCATGTATATAACGGGCTGACGGCGATCGCGATCGCCCACCTGCTCGGCATCGACGGCCCCACCGCTGCCGCTGGGCTTCAGGCATTTAAACCCGCCTTTGGCCGAGGCGAAATTCTCACCCGCCAGCAGGACAGCAAACAGGTCAACTACCGGCTGCTGCTGATCAAAAATCCCGCCAGCTTTAGCCTCAGCCTAGAGCTGTTGCGAAATATCCCCGCCCTCAAGCTAATTTTGGCCATCAACGACAACACCGCCGACAGCAAAGATGTCTCCTGGCTGTGGGACAGCGAAGTAGAACGCCTCAATCAGGCCGACATCGACTGGGTTCTCTGTACCGGCCTGCGGGCTAAGGATATGGTCGTGCGGCTCAAGTACGCCCTGAATACCCCTCCCGGCCCCATCCCGGCTATAGAATCGATCCGCCAGGCGATTGATTTATCGTTTGAGCAGTCCAATTCGGGCGACACCGTATTTGTGCTGCCGACCTACACCGCCATGCTCGAATTCCGCAAGCTCATGGGCAAGACCCTGGATGTGGTTTAA
- a CDS encoding type 1 glutamine amidotransferase — MAYALTLTHLYPDHLNLYGDTGNLIVLRRRCQWMGIDCTVKTLTMGEVAQSGQTDLYFMGGGQDTDQVAVVEDFHQLKSDAIRADTEAGVVFLGVCGGYQLMGNTFLMGNGEATPGLGIINVNTRAPGTDVKQRCIGNLIAEINSTAYAEMQTMYTTPHAIPRTLVGFENHSGQTYLGEGVQPLAKTIAGFGNNATAEYEGARYKNVFGSYMHGSLLPKNPHFADYLIGLALRRRYPEATLPVLGDTEELAAHAYVVQRYGA; from the coding sequence ATGGCCTACGCCCTCACCCTCACCCACCTCTACCCCGACCACCTCAACCTCTACGGCGACACCGGCAACCTCATCGTGCTGCGCCGCCGCTGCCAGTGGATGGGCATTGACTGCACCGTGAAGACCCTGACCATGGGGGAGGTCGCCCAGAGCGGTCAGACCGATCTCTACTTTATGGGCGGCGGTCAAGACACCGACCAGGTGGCGGTAGTTGAAGACTTTCACCAGCTCAAATCTGATGCGATTCGGGCCGATACCGAGGCGGGGGTGGTTTTTCTGGGCGTCTGCGGTGGCTACCAGCTGATGGGCAACACCTTTCTCATGGGCAATGGTGAAGCAACCCCTGGCCTGGGCATTATCAACGTCAACACCCGAGCACCGGGTACCGATGTTAAGCAGCGCTGTATCGGTAATTTAATTGCCGAAATCAACTCCACCGCCTACGCCGAGATGCAGACGATGTATACCACTCCCCACGCAATTCCCCGCACCCTGGTGGGGTTTGAAAACCACTCGGGCCAAACCTATTTGGGGGAGGGGGTGCAACCGCTGGCTAAAACCATTGCCGGGTTTGGCAACAACGCCACCGCCGAGTACGAAGGGGCGCGCTACAAGAACGTGTTTGGCAGCTACATGCACGGGTCGCTGCTGCCCAAAAACCCTCACTTTGCCGACTACCTGATCGGCCTGGCCCTGCGCCGCAGGTATCCTGAGGCCACCCTGCCCGTCCTGGGCGATACCGAAGAACTGGCTGCCCACGCCTACGTGGTGCAGCGCTACGGAGCGTAG
- the lepB gene encoding signal peptidase I — MTKANPRVLVGKAPPKSPWLAVNLSAALPGVGQMYDGAIARGLAMAIAFWGLIAFVFWSIFAPRGNTLGGLLTLLPLLTLYVLNLWDSHHAAKQGVSLDEFSPLRYQSRDPWYPVFLSQVLPGLGHLFLQKVALGGVLLILGVITAYLANFNPALLPLTSILWAAGCGLAYRSAPAQQRQWGLLAALLVAVMVTRFAVSSIPFVVYQQVVQCIVPSESMLPTLQVRDRIFVRPRPADHPLTVGDIIVFSDPERTPAEQAGELKNLMVKRVVALPGQRVEVRRGQVWLDGTPLVEPYLEEPIRYQWGPETIPPGHLFVLGDNRNNSRDSHVWGSLPGAHVVGNAYKIYWPPQRVQPLP, encoded by the coding sequence GTGACAAAGGCAAACCCTAGGGTATTGGTGGGTAAGGCACCGCCTAAGAGTCCGTGGCTGGCGGTCAATCTGTCGGCGGCGCTGCCCGGCGTAGGGCAAATGTACGACGGCGCGATCGCCCGCGGTCTGGCAATGGCGATCGCCTTTTGGGGGCTGATTGCCTTTGTCTTTTGGTCGATCTTTGCCCCTAGGGGTAACACCCTGGGGGGGCTGCTGACCCTGCTTCCTCTCCTGACGCTGTACGTTTTAAATCTGTGGGACAGCCACCACGCCGCTAAACAGGGCGTTAGTCTCGACGAGTTCAGCCCCCTGCGCTATCAATCCAGAGATCCTTGGTACCCAGTGTTTCTCTCCCAAGTGCTGCCGGGGCTGGGGCATCTATTTTTACAAAAAGTCGCCCTGGGCGGCGTGCTGCTCATTTTAGGAGTTATTACCGCCTACCTGGCCAACTTCAACCCCGCGCTGCTGCCGTTGACCTCAATCCTCTGGGCCGCAGGCTGCGGCTTAGCCTATCGCTCCGCCCCGGCCCAGCAGCGGCAGTGGGGGCTACTGGCAGCCCTCCTGGTGGCGGTGATGGTCACCCGCTTTGCGGTCAGTTCCATCCCCTTTGTGGTTTACCAGCAGGTGGTGCAGTGCATTGTGCCCAGCGAGTCGATGCTGCCTACGCTTCAGGTGCGCGATCGCATCTTTGTCCGCCCTCGCCCCGCCGACCATCCCCTGACTGTGGGCGACATCATTGTGTTTTCAGATCCCGAGCGCACCCCGGCTGAGCAGGCCGGAGAACTTAAAAACTTGATGGTAAAACGCGTCGTAGCCCTACCCGGTCAGCGGGTAGAGGTGCGCCGTGGTCAGGTGTGGCTAGACGGCACTCCCCTGGTCGAACCCTACCTAGAAGAGCCCATCCGCTACCAATGGGGGCCTGAAACTATTCCCCCCGGCCACCTGTTTGTGCTGGGGGACAACCGCAACAACAGCCGCGACTCCCACGTGTGGGGCTCCCTGCCCGGGGCCCACGTCGTCGGTAACGCCTACAAAATCTACTGGCCCCCGCAGCGGGTACAGCCGCTGCCTTAG
- the rfbF gene encoding glucose-1-phosphate cytidylyltransferase: protein MKAVILAGGLGTRLSEETSIKPKPMVEVGGYPILWHIMKIYAAHGINDFIVCCGYKGYVIKEYFANYFLHMSDVTFDLRYNQMNIHNGKAEPWKVTLIDTGASTMTGGRLKRVREYIGSEPFCFTYGDGVSNVNVTELIKFHEAQGTLATLTAVKPPGRFGAISLHEGQTTIASFAEKADGDEAYVNGGYFVLDPQVIDFITDDDVMWEHEPLTKLAEMGQLSAYRHDGFWQPMDTLRDKNNLEGLWKSGEAPWKVW from the coding sequence ATGAAAGCAGTTATATTAGCGGGCGGTTTGGGTACTCGTTTAAGCGAAGAGACCAGTATCAAACCCAAGCCTATGGTTGAGGTTGGGGGCTACCCCATCCTTTGGCACATCATGAAAATCTATGCTGCCCACGGCATCAACGACTTCATTGTTTGCTGTGGCTACAAAGGTTATGTCATCAAAGAGTATTTTGCCAACTACTTTTTGCACATGTCAGATGTGACCTTTGATCTGCGCTACAACCAAATGAATATCCACAATGGCAAAGCCGAGCCGTGGAAAGTCACCCTCATCGATACCGGTGCCTCGACCATGACCGGTGGTCGCCTAAAGCGGGTGCGCGAATACATTGGTTCTGAGCCATTCTGCTTCACCTACGGGGATGGCGTTAGCAACGTAAACGTCACTGAACTGATCAAATTTCACGAGGCGCAGGGCACCCTGGCTACGCTCACCGCAGTCAAGCCCCCCGGTCGATTTGGGGCCATCTCTCTCCACGAAGGGCAGACCACGATCGCATCTTTTGCTGAAAAAGCCGACGGTGACGAAGCCTATGTCAACGGGGGCTATTTTGTCCTAGACCCTCAAGTTATCGACTTTATCACCGATGACGACGTCATGTGGGAGCACGAACCCCTGACTAAACTTGCCGAGATGGGTCAGCTGTCAGCCTATCGGCACGACGGCTTCTGGCAACCCATGGATACGCTTCGAGACAAAAACAACCTTGAAGGACTGTGGAAATCTGGGGAAGCTCCCTGGAAGGTTTGGTAA
- the lhgO gene encoding L-2-hydroxyglutarate oxidase: MSNTYDYAIVGGGIVGLATAMKLSQMVPSAKITVIEKESSWAYHQTGNNSGVIHSGIYYKPGSFKAKFSRAGCQSMVDFCRQHDIPYDVCGKVIVATQEKELPLLENLFQRGLQNEIPVSKITPAQVREIEPYVSCIAAVKVDSTGIVNYKAVCQKYIEIIQQADNDLRLNTKVLGISLEPQNVVLETNKGTIKAKFLINCAGLFSDRVAQMANLKPSAKIVPFRGEYYELVPEKRHMVNTLIYPVPNPSFPFLGVHFTKMIDGSVHAGPNAVLSLKREGYKKTDFDLKDFAEVMAYPGFWKLASKHADEGIREIVRSFSKAAFVKSLQRLIPEVRSEDVVPTHAGVRAQALMNNGSLVDDFLIVNGERSIHVLNAPSPAATSSLEIGKEVASQVVNATAPTSVAL, encoded by the coding sequence ATGTCCAACACCTACGACTACGCCATTGTTGGCGGTGGCATTGTGGGCTTGGCTACAGCCATGAAGCTGAGCCAAATGGTTCCCAGCGCCAAAATCACCGTCATTGAAAAAGAATCCTCCTGGGCCTATCACCAGACCGGCAACAACAGCGGAGTCATTCACTCCGGTATCTACTACAAGCCTGGCAGCTTTAAAGCAAAATTTAGCCGGGCCGGCTGTCAGTCAATGGTGGATTTTTGCCGCCAGCACGATATCCCTTACGATGTCTGTGGTAAGGTAATTGTCGCGACTCAAGAGAAGGAACTGCCGCTTTTAGAAAATCTTTTTCAGCGCGGTCTTCAGAACGAAATTCCCGTCTCCAAGATCACGCCAGCGCAGGTTCGAGAGATTGAGCCCTACGTTAGCTGCATTGCCGCAGTCAAGGTAGACTCTACCGGCATCGTCAACTACAAAGCGGTCTGCCAAAAGTACATTGAAATCATTCAGCAAGCCGACAATGATCTCCGCCTAAATACCAAAGTTCTGGGTATTTCTCTAGAGCCGCAAAACGTAGTTCTAGAAACTAACAAAGGCACCATTAAGGCAAAGTTTTTGATTAACTGTGCCGGGCTGTTCTCAGACCGAGTGGCTCAAATGGCCAATCTCAAGCCGTCGGCCAAGATTGTGCCTTTTCGCGGTGAGTACTACGAGCTGGTGCCCGAGAAGCGGCATATGGTCAACACCCTGATCTATCCGGTACCCAACCCCAGTTTCCCCTTCCTGGGGGTGCACTTCACCAAAATGATTGACGGCAGCGTTCACGCTGGGCCTAATGCTGTCCTCAGTCTGAAGCGGGAAGGCTACAAAAAGACGGATTTTGACCTGAAAGACTTTGCTGAGGTGATGGCCTATCCAGGTTTCTGGAAGCTGGCCTCAAAGCACGCGGATGAAGGTATCCGCGAGATTGTTCGCTCCTTCAGCAAAGCGGCTTTTGTCAAAAGCCTGCAACGCCTCATTCCAGAGGTTCGCAGTGAAGACGTTGTCCCCACCCACGCCGGGGTACGGGCTCAAGCGCTGATGAACAACGGCAGCCTGGTTGATGATTTCCTCATCGTCAACGGAGAGCGGTCAATTCACGTCCTGAATGCGCCCTCTCCAGCTGCCACATCGTCTTTGGAAATTGGTAAAGAGGTGGCCTCTCAAGTGGTCAATGCCACCGCTCCAACCTCTGTCGCACTCTAG
- a CDS encoding NAD(P)-dependent oxidoreductase translates to MKVLVTGTEGYLGCLLAPLLLQKGHDVVGVDTGFYKAGWLYNGINSSAKTLNKDIRHIEAADLEGVEAIVHMAELSNDPLGKLAPNITYDINHKGSVRLAELAKAAGVRRFVYMSSCSVYGVAEGDDYVTEESEVNPQTAYAKCKTLVEQDLKPMADDDFSPTFMRNATAYGASPRMRFDIVLNNLSGLAWTTKEIRMTSDGTPWRPLVHGLDIAKSIICALEAPRDIVHNQVFNVGDTNHNYQVREIATIVAETFPDCQLSFGKPDTDNRSYRVSFDKINSLLPGFKCDWDAKRGAEQLLKVFQQIDMTEEMFTSRGFTRLKQLEYLIRTQQIDKDFFWS, encoded by the coding sequence ATGAAAGTATTGGTTACTGGTACAGAAGGCTATCTCGGCTGTCTGCTGGCACCGTTGCTCCTGCAGAAGGGCCATGATGTTGTCGGCGTTGACACGGGTTTCTATAAAGCTGGATGGCTTTACAACGGCATCAACTCATCGGCTAAAACCCTCAACAAAGATATTCGCCACATTGAGGCTGCCGATCTTGAGGGGGTAGAAGCCATTGTTCATATGGCAGAACTCTCTAACGATCCTCTGGGTAAGCTTGCCCCCAACATTACCTATGACATCAACCACAAAGGGTCTGTGCGCCTAGCAGAACTAGCTAAAGCCGCTGGGGTACGTCGGTTTGTCTACATGTCATCCTGTAGCGTTTACGGGGTCGCTGAAGGCGATGACTACGTCACCGAGGAGTCTGAGGTTAACCCTCAAACCGCCTACGCTAAGTGCAAAACCCTTGTAGAGCAAGATCTCAAGCCGATGGCGGACGACGACTTCTCTCCCACCTTCATGCGGAATGCCACTGCCTACGGGGCATCGCCTCGCATGCGCTTTGACATTGTGCTCAACAACCTCTCGGGGCTGGCCTGGACCACCAAAGAAATTCGCATGACCAGCGATGGTACTCCCTGGCGTCCCCTGGTGCACGGTTTGGATATTGCTAAGTCAATTATCTGCGCCCTCGAAGCTCCCCGCGATATTGTTCACAATCAGGTTTTCAACGTCGGCGACACCAACCACAACTACCAGGTGCGTGAAATCGCCACGATTGTTGCAGAGACTTTCCCTGACTGTCAGCTGAGCTTCGGCAAGCCCGATACCGACAATCGCAGCTATCGCGTATCCTTCGACAAAATCAACAGCCTGCTGCCCGGCTTTAAGTGCGACTGGGATGCCAAGCGTGGTGCAGAGCAACTTCTGAAGGTGTTCCAGCAAATTGATATGACCGAAGAGATGTTTACCTCTCGCGGGTTTACCCGTCTCAAGCAGCTGGAGTACCTGATTCGTACTCAGCAAATCGATAAAGATTTCTTCTGGAGCTAG
- the rfbC gene encoding dTDP-4-dehydrorhamnose 3,5-epimerase → MIFEATNLKDAFVIDLEIRSDDRGGFARTFCAKEFEEHGLKPMVAQCNMSFNYKKGTLRGMHYQLAPAAETKLVRCTRGAIYDVIIDIRPDSPTYMQHFGVELTADNRKALYVPELFAHGYQALTDDAEVIYQVGEFYAPGYEQGIRYDDPTFGIDWPIPVTVISEKDAKWPPFKG, encoded by the coding sequence ATGATTTTTGAGGCAACTAATCTTAAAGATGCTTTTGTCATCGATCTTGAAATTCGCAGCGATGATCGGGGTGGCTTTGCTCGTACTTTCTGCGCCAAAGAGTTTGAAGAGCATGGGTTAAAGCCCATGGTCGCTCAGTGCAACATGTCCTTCAACTACAAAAAGGGCACCCTGCGCGGGATGCATTACCAACTGGCCCCGGCCGCCGAGACCAAGCTGGTGCGCTGCACCCGTGGCGCTATCTACGATGTCATCATCGACATTCGCCCCGATTCGCCGACCTATATGCAGCACTTTGGTGTTGAGCTGACCGCTGACAATCGCAAGGCGCTGTACGTCCCCGAGCTGTTTGCCCACGGCTATCAGGCGTTGACCGACGATGCCGAAGTGATTTATCAGGTGGGTGAATTTTATGCGCCCGGCTATGAACAGGGCATTCGTTACGATGACCCCACCTTTGGCATTGACTGGCCAATTCCCGTGACGGTTATTTCTGAGAAAGATGCTAAATGGCCTCCCTTTAAGGGCTAG
- a CDS encoding NAD(P)H-dependent oxidoreductase, translated as MFIVDTALKARQEAGNPVRVGMIGAGFMGRGVANQMLNSVPGMELVAISNRNVDTAKRAYQEAGVEDINVVSTVADLEDSIAAGGYAVTDDPMLLCRADGIDALIEVTGAVEFGAHVVMEAIAHKKHVVLMNAELDGTIGPILKTYADKAGVILSACDGDQPGVEMNLYRFVKSIGVTPLVCGNIKGLQDPYRNPTTQKGFAEQWGQNVHMVTSFADGTKISFEQAIVANATGMTVAKRGMLGHDFRLHQDELVEQYNLNYTGHIDDLTKLYDVDQLKELGGIVDYVVAVKPGPGVYVFGTHDDPKQRHYLNLYKLGEGPLYSFYTPYHLCHFEVPLSVARVVLFGDPVMTPLAGPKVDVVTTAKIDLKAGETIDCIGGYMTYGQCETADITAAENLLPVGLAEGCKLKRDVVKDQVLTYDDVELPPGRLCDKLRAEQNAMFAPQKSLAGVA; from the coding sequence ATGTTTATTGTTGATACGGCATTAAAGGCCAGACAGGAAGCCGGTAATCCGGTGCGAGTGGGCATGATCGGCGCTGGGTTTATGGGGCGCGGGGTCGCTAACCAGATGCTCAACTCTGTGCCGGGCATGGAGCTGGTGGCGATCTCAAACCGCAATGTAGATACCGCCAAGCGGGCTTACCAGGAAGCAGGGGTCGAGGACATCAACGTTGTCTCCACGGTGGCCGATCTCGAGGACAGCATTGCTGCGGGCGGCTATGCCGTTACCGATGACCCGATGCTGCTGTGCCGAGCGGATGGGATCGACGCTCTGATTGAGGTCACTGGCGCTGTAGAGTTTGGCGCCCATGTGGTGATGGAGGCGATCGCCCACAAGAAGCACGTGGTGCTCATGAACGCCGAGCTAGACGGCACCATCGGCCCTATTCTAAAGACCTACGCCGACAAAGCCGGGGTAATTTTGTCTGCCTGTGACGGTGACCAGCCTGGCGTCGAGATGAACCTCTACCGCTTTGTCAAAAGCATTGGCGTGACCCCGCTGGTGTGCGGCAATATCAAAGGGCTGCAAGACCCCTACCGCAACCCCACTACCCAGAAGGGGTTTGCTGAGCAGTGGGGACAAAACGTGCACATGGTAACCAGCTTTGCCGATGGCACCAAAATCTCCTTTGAGCAGGCTATTGTTGCTAACGCCACCGGTATGACTGTCGCCAAACGCGGCATGCTGGGCCACGACTTCAGACTGCACCAGGATGAGCTAGTGGAGCAGTACAACCTCAACTACACTGGCCACATTGATGATCTGACCAAGCTGTACGATGTTGACCAGCTCAAGGAACTGGGCGGCATTGTGGACTATGTGGTAGCCGTCAAGCCGGGGCCTGGGGTCTACGTGTTTGGCACCCACGACGATCCTAAACAGCGTCACTACCTAAATCTGTATAAGCTGGGCGAGGGGCCTCTGTACAGCTTCTATACCCCCTATCACCTGTGCCACTTTGAGGTGCCGCTGTCGGTGGCTCGCGTTGTACTGTTTGGCGACCCCGTTATGACTCCTCTGGCTGGGCCGAAGGTAGACGTGGTAACCACGGCGAAAATTGATCTCAAAGCCGGTGAGACCATCGACTGCATCGGTGGCTATATGACCTACGGCCAGTGCGAAACCGCTGACATTACCGCTGCTGAAAATCTGCTGCCGGTAGGTCTGGCGGAGGGGTGCAAACTGAAGCGCGACGTTGTTAAGGATCAGGTCTTGACCTACGACGATGTTGAGCTTCCCCCTGGTCGGCTGTGCGACAAGCTGCGGGCGGAGCAAAATGCTATGTTTGCACCGCAAAAATCCCTGGCAGGGGTAGCATAG
- a CDS encoding photosystem II S4 domain protein, with product MLPKNDPLKTTDHHDGSARILEQAEQAIKTWDVVITDFLSPLEQAEAAALLQRLTDVHSLAWGGYPQAERQRLAIARTDIPLDPSQIPLSLLTVGGNFMFDPANHQDFLGALLGTGLQRQKVGDIIVLGERGAQVIVVPELAEFLTESLTQVRSVPVKTQPLDWDQLRVRAPQKKDLTTVEASLRLDAVASAGFGMSRSKMADLITSGDVRVNWKPITQASHTLASGDLIAIRGKGRLEVGEIAVTKKERYRVGLTRYS from the coding sequence ATGTTGCCTAAGAATGACCCGCTCAAAACTACCGACCATCACGACGGTTCAGCGCGCATTCTGGAGCAGGCCGAGCAGGCCATCAAAACCTGGGATGTTGTCATCACCGATTTTTTGTCGCCTCTAGAGCAGGCCGAGGCCGCAGCCCTGCTTCAGCGGTTAACCGATGTCCACAGCCTGGCCTGGGGCGGCTATCCCCAGGCCGAGCGGCAGCGGCTGGCGATCGCCCGCACCGACATCCCCCTCGACCCCAGCCAGATTCCCCTCTCGCTGCTGACGGTGGGGGGCAACTTTATGTTTGACCCCGCCAACCACCAAGACTTTTTAGGCGCGCTGCTGGGTACCGGCCTTCAGCGCCAAAAAGTAGGCGACATCATTGTGCTGGGCGAGCGCGGTGCCCAGGTCATCGTCGTGCCCGAACTGGCAGAATTTCTTACCGAGTCGCTCACTCAGGTGCGCTCTGTACCCGTTAAAACCCAGCCGCTAGATTGGGATCAGCTGCGGGTGCGTGCCCCTCAGAAAAAAGACCTCACCACCGTCGAAGCCTCCCTCAGGCTCGATGCCGTCGCCTCCGCCGGGTTTGGCATGTCCCGCAGCAAAATGGCCGACCTGATCACCAGCGGCGACGTGCGCGTCAACTGGAAACCCATTACCCAAGCGAGCCACACCCTGGCCAGCGGGGACTTGATTGCAATTCGCGGCAAGGGCAGGCTCGAAGTTGGTGAAATTGCCGTCACCAAAAAAGAGCGCTACCGCGTCGGTTTGACCCGCTATAGCTAG
- a CDS encoding sigma factor-like helix-turn-helix DNA-binding protein, which yields MSSSTTFSNSRFTAPQFMENANQALLSAVLEGFVDGILVLTEDGTCVHSNQKGRALCRDLSPSDRDDLPSGLKAMGKHLLESREFYPDTLLVLTQEFTSRSGQQIRARIQWLDLPTAAHAYLLVSLENKTRSAHTSAMLEAVQYNLTPRERAVWVLRRANRTYDEIAQELYITVNTVKRHLKSIYAKRKEVTEAIAN from the coding sequence ATGAGTTCATCCACCACCTTTTCTAATTCTCGTTTTACTGCCCCCCAGTTCATGGAGAACGCTAACCAAGCCCTGCTCAGCGCCGTACTCGAAGGCTTTGTCGATGGCATTTTGGTTCTGACCGAAGACGGCACCTGCGTCCACAGCAACCAAAAGGGCCGGGCTCTCTGCCGCGACCTCAGCCCCAGCGATCGCGACGACCTGCCCTCCGGCCTCAAAGCCATGGGCAAGCACCTGCTAGAGAGCCGCGAATTTTATCCCGATACCCTGCTGGTGCTCACCCAGGAGTTTACGTCGCGATCGGGCCAACAGATTCGAGCCCGCATTCAGTGGCTCGATCTGCCCACCGCCGCCCATGCCTACCTGCTGGTGTCCCTGGAGAATAAAACTCGCTCAGCCCATACCTCTGCCATGCTTGAGGCCGTGCAGTACAACCTCACCCCGCGCGAGCGGGCGGTGTGGGTGCTGCGGCGGGCCAACCGCACCTACGACGAAATTGCCCAGGAGCTCTACATTACCGTCAACACGGTGAAGCGCCACCTCAAGAGCATCTACGCCAAGCGCAAGGAGGTCACCGAAGCGATCGCCAACTAG